Proteins encoded together in one Deltaproteobacteria bacterium window:
- a CDS encoding RDD family protein — MDRRKSAVPPPPPPDPFIPSPSDWQSRGIAFLIDIFLYCLLHFGGPALGFGILGGFLAVIYITFRDGLFGGQSIGKKILGLRVVHVDGRPISYIDSSFRNVVFIIYMLIPLAVVIEAIAAWKHPERRRLGDRIARTCVVQKETVPVLA; from the coding sequence GTGGACCGCAGAAAGTCGGCGGTACCGCCCCCTCCTCCCCCCGACCCCTTCATCCCCTCCCCGTCGGACTGGCAGTCCCGCGGGATCGCCTTCCTGATCGACATCTTCCTCTACTGCCTCCTTCATTTCGGAGGCCCCGCGCTCGGATTCGGAATCCTCGGCGGGTTTCTCGCGGTCATCTACATCACGTTCCGCGACGGGCTGTTCGGGGGACAAAGCATCGGGAAGAAGATCCTGGGGCTCCGGGTCGTACACGTGGACGGAAGGCCGATCTCCTATATCGACTCCTCTTTCCGGAACGTCGTGTTCATCATCTACATGCTGATCCCGCTCGCCGTTGTGATCGAAGCGATCGCAGCCTGGAAGCACCCCGAACGGCGTCGCCTCGGCGACCGGATCGCCAGGACGTGCGTGGTACAGAAGGAGACCGTGCCGGTCCTCGCGTAG
- the bamA gene encoding outer membrane protein assembly factor BamA — protein sequence MERSRLLPLLLAAALLLSGRGDSPASDNVVSPGEPLVASVSFRVASPYLISYEELSGLVAIRAGDRLGENAVRTSIRGLYAKSVFREVSAYVREEGGKAHLLFHLRPLPLVSDIEVAGAKRVPAARILAASRLRRGVAAGEKELTEAEEAIRAFLAGKGFPGAKVSLAATCSVANGSGKVRIDILEGPPAAVRSAAFPGAAFFTAERLDRIVGVERGKPHDFERWESGIVRLRREYRKSGFLTVHVTELAPRCDEGDEPFCPRAQVEEGPRYELRWIGLKEFDAGKVAAASGLEGEEEVSEGALVHDLRERVLAFYRERGYLRADVSVSSGVEAEGRVPLTVTVNEGRRGYIKEIRFEGNRGLGTKDLLRQMATRERGFFHRVTGSGKFSDDAWNDDLNALTGLYQKNGYARMRILGVDDKVDDRGGVTKTVRIDEGSRYRLREIVFQGNDHFLRSELLRLIRNREGAFVDYASMDADQEAVAVHYRNDGYLDAVVEAKLLFDPDGDGTVMRFEIREGPRYRLGNVLVRGTALTKATVVLRENPILPGGAAGEKALLSFQQSVYGTGLFKSVRLQRVKRPDDGILDLVVEVEEAMFFEVEFGGGFGTDTGVRGLLGAKEKNLDGLGRSLTGQAMVSQKEQKFIGDFREPYILGNRWKWEGGLTGSYQKAERRSFSLRKASLVASINQKFFERSSVSLQYELSRDQVFDVAPGAVLSPEDQGQATIAAVRGLVALDFRDDPFNPRKGVFLSGLAELASLPLGSEVDYYKLSGQTAFYFPVFRKNTFVLSGRAGAIRSYGSTEEVPIQKRFFLGGRTTVRGFREESLGPKAADGTPTGGDYMLNINTELRVPIRYGFLGALFVDAGSVWIHGAPLSGFDLRESAGAGLRYLTPVGPISLDYGWKLDRRPGETPSEWHFTIGAVF from the coding sequence GTGGAAAGGAGTAGGCTCCTCCCGCTCCTCCTCGCCGCTGCGCTTCTCCTGTCCGGTCGGGGGGACTCCCCGGCGTCCGACAACGTCGTCTCTCCGGGTGAACCGTTGGTGGCGTCGGTCTCCTTCCGCGTGGCGTCTCCGTACCTCATATCCTACGAGGAGCTTTCCGGCCTCGTGGCGATCCGGGCGGGAGACCGGCTCGGAGAGAACGCGGTGCGGACCTCCATCCGGGGGCTCTACGCCAAATCCGTCTTCCGCGAAGTGTCCGCCTACGTTCGCGAGGAGGGCGGCAAGGCGCACCTTCTCTTCCATCTCCGTCCCCTCCCTCTCGTTTCGGACATCGAGGTCGCCGGCGCGAAGCGCGTCCCGGCCGCCAGGATCCTCGCGGCTTCCCGGCTCCGGCGGGGGGTTGCGGCCGGGGAAAAGGAGCTGACGGAGGCGGAGGAGGCGATCCGGGCGTTCCTCGCCGGCAAGGGGTTCCCCGGCGCGAAGGTTTCGCTCGCCGCCACGTGCAGCGTGGCGAACGGATCGGGAAAGGTGCGGATCGACATCCTCGAAGGACCCCCTGCCGCGGTCCGCTCCGCCGCTTTTCCGGGGGCCGCCTTCTTCACCGCGGAGCGGTTGGACCGGATCGTGGGAGTGGAGCGCGGGAAGCCGCACGACTTCGAGCGGTGGGAGAGCGGAATCGTCCGGCTGCGGCGGGAATACCGGAAATCGGGATTCCTGACGGTGCATGTGACGGAACTCGCCCCCCGGTGCGACGAGGGCGACGAGCCGTTCTGTCCGCGGGCGCAGGTCGAGGAAGGCCCCCGCTACGAACTCCGATGGATCGGCCTGAAGGAGTTCGACGCGGGAAAGGTCGCCGCCGCGTCCGGGCTGGAAGGCGAAGAAGAGGTCTCGGAGGGAGCGCTCGTCCACGACCTCCGGGAGCGGGTCCTCGCGTTCTACCGGGAGCGGGGGTATCTCCGGGCCGACGTCTCGGTATCTTCCGGGGTGGAGGCCGAAGGACGCGTTCCGCTGACCGTCACCGTGAACGAGGGGAGAAGAGGGTACATCAAGGAGATCCGGTTCGAGGGGAACCGCGGGTTGGGCACGAAGGATCTGCTCCGGCAGATGGCGACGCGCGAGCGCGGGTTCTTCCACCGGGTCACCGGGTCCGGGAAATTCTCCGACGATGCGTGGAACGACGACCTGAACGCCCTGACCGGCCTGTACCAGAAGAACGGATACGCCAGGATGAGGATCCTCGGCGTCGACGACAAGGTCGACGACCGGGGAGGCGTGACGAAAACGGTCCGGATCGACGAGGGGTCGCGATACCGGCTCCGGGAGATCGTCTTCCAGGGAAACGACCATTTCCTTCGATCGGAGCTTCTTCGGTTGATCCGGAACCGGGAAGGCGCGTTCGTCGACTACGCGTCGATGGACGCGGACCAGGAGGCCGTGGCGGTCCACTACCGGAACGACGGCTACCTGGACGCGGTCGTCGAGGCGAAACTCCTCTTCGATCCCGACGGGGACGGGACGGTGATGCGGTTCGAGATCCGGGAAGGGCCCCGGTACCGTCTCGGGAACGTCCTGGTGCGCGGCACGGCGCTGACGAAGGCGACGGTGGTCCTCCGGGAAAATCCGATCCTGCCGGGCGGGGCGGCCGGCGAGAAGGCGCTCCTTTCGTTCCAGCAGTCGGTGTACGGGACGGGCCTGTTCAAGAGCGTCCGGCTGCAGCGCGTGAAGCGTCCGGACGACGGGATCCTCGACCTCGTGGTGGAGGTCGAGGAGGCGATGTTCTTCGAAGTGGAGTTCGGAGGGGGGTTCGGGACCGACACCGGCGTTCGGGGGCTTCTCGGGGCCAAGGAGAAGAACCTGGACGGCCTGGGGCGGAGCCTGACCGGGCAGGCGATGGTGAGCCAGAAGGAGCAGAAGTTCATCGGCGACTTCCGGGAGCCGTACATCCTCGGCAACCGGTGGAAGTGGGAGGGCGGGCTCACGGGGTCCTACCAGAAGGCCGAACGTCGCAGCTTCTCCCTGAGGAAAGCCAGTCTCGTCGCGAGCATCAACCAGAAGTTCTTCGAGCGGTCGTCCGTGTCGCTCCAGTACGAACTGTCCAGGGACCAGGTGTTCGACGTCGCCCCGGGAGCGGTCCTCTCCCCGGAGGACCAGGGACAGGCGACCATCGCCGCGGTCCGGGGGCTGGTCGCCCTCGATTTCCGGGACGACCCGTTCAATCCGAGGAAAGGGGTGTTTCTCTCCGGCCTGGCGGAGCTTGCCTCCCTTCCGCTCGGCTCCGAGGTGGACTACTACAAGCTGAGCGGACAGACGGCGTTCTACTTCCCGGTATTCCGGAAAAACACCTTCGTGCTTTCGGGACGCGCCGGGGCGATCCGGTCGTACGGATCGACGGAGGAGGTCCCGATCCAGAAACGGTTCTTCCTCGGCGGGCGGACGACGGTACGCGGGTTCCGGGAAGAGTCCCTGGGGCCGAAAGCGGCGGACGGTACGCCCACCGGCGGCGACTACATGCTGAACATCAACACGGAGCTGCGGGTCCCCATCCGGTACGGATTCCTCGGCGCGCTGTTCGTGGACGCCGGAAGCGTGTGGATCCACGGGGCGCCGCTCTCCGGGTTCGACCTTCGGGAGAGCGCCGGCGCGGGCCTGCGGTATCTCACGCCGGTGGGGCCCATCAGCCTCGACTACGGATGGAAACTGGACCGGCGGCCGGGTGAGACCCCGTCGGAGTGGCACTTCACCATCGGCGCGGTGTTCTGA
- a CDS encoding translocation/assembly module TamB domain-containing protein: MSRRWVRWAGGFLLAALAVFLGWRISVGIPEKLRNAERELVAMAGRYGLDVRYGEIRIHLLRLLVTIDNVAVRDALAGLPIANAGAVDVSISPLRILSGETPVSRVRARNFRVEAGERNRALYERLSSPGGEPRGTLPEILLVDGVLALGPLGPIRGLTADVRELRVRETRFLGKRMTLSLAKVAGSVGIPGERAAVWPYPSLDADLVYKDRVLKVRRARAWGESASVRISGTLDTKMRTLDAKASGEADLARWIASGAPGSAYVKDVVRQGKLEFSASVAGRPDDPVGTAKVTLREGNVKGAATTEGEAELSLAGRIVRLDRARGKVWGGALEASGRYAIDSGRSEGKASLRRFSLAAVPWDDAGSPVRLSGTADLVATVSGTPGRWKGDATVSLPEGVVVPASGGRAGTVIRIPLSLDVAGGVANGEDVRLDSFRLSAGRAEIRGEGDLSLARRSVDLRGSGVAPAGKTAEYGWAYPLSWDKAAVEWELSGPMNRPRAKFSLTAASVAVRSLPPMPLTVKAEGVPADTLHFVADVPLPSMKVTAVGTVTALPERSKARADFSVSLREIDLADSGRWVAAVASSLGKDPAPFRKYFEEVEGSGDADAHVSVSAADVTASGSFRSAKVSVRRIALRGVTAEGDVRAGLWTARAEGSFGGGSARVSASGGNGRGAELSGDLAAVEIAQVVALAKRDDLKRVRGLVAARFRATEGPSGWEVAGFSADSKELSAGEAHFTGVRAAGSLGTAAGTVSVRVDSPRVELSADFQRGGGWPAKFSLSAPGVPTSFLLAAAGRSDIPSGGTWSFDASGVLRLEDFRTGRPPTPESFPALSVSVRAREPSFGEVRFLEGEVSGRRQGDAIAGELVTRNPDTRLGWTVALREPFGFRLEGPFSIGEASDAPRDEKRRFLLRGRAEIQGALRAVDRTTGIVRVESLAYREGGFDLSGKDLSARLDPEGVRWTGGTLQAAGSPVRISGKVSWKGDLDLRLEGKLPAGIIRLAVPDVFDRLDGAVTVEARVTGNRSDPAIVGTGHLEGGTLSFLGYAQQFEGLRADAVISREKVVFERFEGRSGGGYIDGWGEVPLRMDAGQRMYFSVDFMDLRYPYPDEFRPVIQGHAELFGPVDDLMVTGDVEVQSAKYTKTLRPEKALVDFGKRLSDVTARREKSAFRVRLDINAIADGTIRIKNNLADAQAKGEFKVVGDSSRVIILGSFDVTEGVVEFRGNRYELKRAMVDFQDPRNNNPRIDGRAETRKGNVNVTVTVTGTLEKYEVDMFSDPPLGKNDIVALLSLGVTTQALAGQEGTVGSAAAASLALGPYKGGVEEGIRGAVGLDRFAIEPGFSSTTKTIEPRFIVGKSFGERATVAVSTSVGTTAESSATAEVKLRENVYLQGAWESATTTKEGDLGADLKFRYRYRDWKDFLRGKE, from the coding sequence ATGTCGAGGCGATGGGTTCGTTGGGCCGGGGGGTTCCTCCTCGCCGCCCTGGCGGTGTTCCTCGGGTGGCGGATTTCGGTCGGGATTCCCGAAAAACTGCGGAACGCAGAACGGGAACTGGTCGCGATGGCCGGACGATACGGGCTCGACGTCCGGTACGGCGAGATCCGGATCCACCTGCTGCGCCTCCTCGTGACGATCGACAACGTCGCGGTTCGCGACGCGCTCGCCGGCCTTCCGATCGCGAACGCCGGCGCCGTCGACGTCTCCATCTCCCCCTTGCGGATCCTGTCCGGCGAAACTCCCGTATCGAGGGTCCGGGCCAGGAACTTCCGCGTCGAGGCGGGGGAACGGAACCGGGCGCTCTACGAAAGGCTTTCGTCCCCGGGGGGAGAACCGCGGGGGACGCTTCCGGAGATCCTGCTCGTCGACGGTGTTCTTGCCCTGGGGCCGCTCGGTCCCATCCGCGGGCTTACCGCGGATGTCCGCGAACTCCGGGTCCGCGAAACGCGGTTTCTCGGAAAACGCATGACCCTTTCGCTCGCGAAGGTCGCCGGGTCGGTCGGCATTCCGGGGGAGCGGGCGGCCGTCTGGCCGTACCCTTCGCTGGACGCGGACCTGGTGTACAAGGACCGCGTCCTCAAGGTCCGCCGCGCGAGGGCATGGGGCGAGTCCGCTTCGGTGCGCATATCGGGAACCCTCGATACGAAGATGCGGACGTTGGACGCAAAGGCGTCGGGGGAAGCGGATCTCGCGCGATGGATCGCTTCGGGGGCGCCCGGCTCCGCCTACGTGAAGGACGTGGTCCGCCAAGGGAAGCTGGAATTCTCCGCCTCCGTGGCCGGTCGTCCGGACGATCCCGTCGGGACGGCGAAAGTCACCCTGCGGGAGGGGAACGTGAAGGGGGCTGCTACGACGGAGGGGGAGGCGGAGCTGTCGTTGGCGGGGCGGATCGTGCGGCTCGACCGGGCGCGGGGAAAGGTGTGGGGCGGCGCGCTCGAGGCGTCGGGCCGTTACGCGATCGATTCCGGCCGGTCGGAAGGTAAGGCGTCCCTGCGACGCTTCTCCCTCGCCGCCGTCCCGTGGGACGACGCCGGTTCCCCCGTGCGGCTTTCGGGTACGGCCGACCTCGTCGCGACCGTCTCCGGGACCCCCGGTCGTTGGAAGGGAGACGCGACCGTCTCCCTTCCCGAAGGCGTCGTAGTGCCTGCGTCCGGAGGTCGCGCCGGGACGGTAATCCGTATTCCCCTTTCGCTCGACGTCGCGGGCGGCGTCGCGAACGGGGAGGACGTCCGGCTGGATTCGTTCCGTCTTTCGGCGGGGCGCGCCGAAATCCGCGGCGAGGGGGATCTTTCCCTTGCGCGGCGCAGCGTGGACCTCCGGGGATCCGGGGTCGCACCGGCCGGGAAGACGGCGGAGTACGGGTGGGCGTACCCCCTCTCCTGGGACAAGGCGGCCGTGGAATGGGAATTATCCGGACCGATGAACCGCCCTCGCGCGAAGTTTTCCCTCACGGCCGCATCCGTCGCCGTCCGCTCGCTCCCCCCGATGCCGTTGACGGTCAAGGCCGAGGGCGTGCCGGCCGATACGCTTCACTTCGTCGCGGACGTCCCGCTCCCTTCGATGAAGGTCACCGCGGTGGGGACGGTCACCGCTCTGCCGGAACGTTCGAAGGCGAGGGCGGATTTCTCGGTTTCCCTGCGGGAGATCGACCTTGCCGACAGCGGCCGATGGGTGGCCGCCGTCGCCTCGTCGCTGGGAAAGGATCCCGCACCCTTCAGGAAATACTTCGAAGAGGTGGAGGGGAGCGGAGATGCCGACGCGCACGTCTCGGTATCGGCCGCGGACGTAACCGCGTCCGGATCGTTCCGGTCGGCGAAGGTCTCCGTCCGGCGGATTGCGCTTCGGGGGGTTACGGCAGAAGGGGACGTTCGCGCCGGACTCTGGACCGCCCGCGCGGAGGGGAGTTTCGGGGGAGGTTCGGCGCGGGTTTCGGCCTCCGGGGGAAACGGGCGTGGGGCGGAACTGTCCGGGGATCTGGCCGCTGTGGAAATCGCGCAGGTCGTCGCGCTGGCGAAGCGGGATGACCTGAAGAGGGTCCGCGGACTGGTCGCCGCGAGATTCCGCGCGACGGAAGGCCCCTCGGGCTGGGAAGTTGCGGGCTTCTCGGCGGATTCGAAGGAATTGTCCGCCGGGGAGGCCCATTTCACGGGAGTGCGGGCGGCGGGGAGCCTGGGCACGGCCGCCGGCACGGTCTCTGTCCGGGTGGACTCCCCGCGGGTCGAACTTTCGGCCGATTTCCAGAGAGGGGGCGGCTGGCCCGCGAAATTTTCACTCTCCGCTCCGGGGGTGCCTACCTCTTTTCTCCTCGCGGCCGCGGGCCGTTCGGATATTCCGTCGGGCGGGACCTGGTCCTTCGACGCTTCGGGCGTGCTCCGGCTGGAGGATTTCCGGACCGGAAGGCCGCCGACGCCGGAGTCGTTTCCCGCCCTGAGCGTGTCCGTCCGCGCCCGGGAGCCTTCCTTCGGAGAGGTCCGGTTCCTGGAGGGCGAGGTGTCGGGAAGGAGACAGGGGGACGCGATCGCCGGGGAGCTCGTCACCAGGAATCCCGATACCCGGCTGGGCTGGACGGTGGCCCTCCGGGAGCCGTTCGGGTTCCGCCTCGAAGGACCGTTCTCCATCGGCGAGGCATCGGACGCGCCAAGGGACGAAAAACGCCGCTTCCTGCTGCGGGGGCGCGCGGAGATCCAGGGGGCCCTTCGAGCCGTCGACAGGACCACGGGAATCGTCCGGGTGGAATCGCTGGCGTACCGGGAAGGCGGGTTCGACCTTTCGGGGAAGGACCTCTCCGCGAGGCTGGATCCCGAAGGCGTGCGTTGGACGGGAGGGACGCTCCAGGCGGCCGGCAGCCCGGTACGGATCTCGGGAAAGGTTTCCTGGAAAGGCGACCTGGACCTCCGCTTGGAGGGGAAGCTGCCCGCGGGAATCATCCGCCTCGCCGTCCCGGACGTCTTCGACCGCCTGGACGGGGCGGTGACCGTCGAGGCGCGCGTGACGGGAAACCGTTCCGATCCGGCGATCGTGGGAACGGGGCATCTCGAGGGGGGGACCCTTTCGTTCCTGGGGTACGCGCAGCAGTTCGAAGGGCTGCGCGCGGACGCCGTCATCAGCCGGGAAAAGGTCGTGTTCGAGCGTTTCGAGGGGCGGAGCGGGGGCGGCTACATCGACGGCTGGGGGGAAGTGCCCCTCCGGATGGACGCCGGACAGCGGATGTACTTCTCGGTCGACTTCATGGACCTGAGGTATCCTTACCCGGACGAGTTCCGGCCGGTGATCCAGGGTCACGCGGAACTGTTCGGCCCCGTGGACGACCTCATGGTGACCGGGGACGTCGAGGTCCAGTCCGCGAAATACACGAAGACCCTCCGGCCCGAGAAGGCGCTCGTGGATTTCGGCAAGCGGCTTTCGGACGTCACCGCGCGGCGGGAGAAGTCGGCGTTCCGCGTCCGGCTCGACATCAACGCCATCGCGGACGGCACGATCCGGATCAAGAACAACCTGGCGGACGCGCAGGCGAAGGGCGAGTTCAAGGTCGTGGGCGACAGCAGCCGGGTGATCATCCTCGGCTCCTTCGACGTGACCGAGGGAGTCGTCGAGTTCCGGGGAAACAGGTACGAGCTGAAGCGGGCGATGGTCGATTTCCAGGATCCCCGGAACAACAATCCGAGGATCGACGGCCGGGCGGAGACCCGGAAGGGGAACGTCAACGTGACCGTGACGGTGACCGGAACCCTCGAGAAGTACGAGGTGGACATGTTCTCCGATCCGCCGCTGGGGAAGAACGACATCGTCGCCCTTCTATCGCTCGGCGTGACCACCCAGGCCCTCGCGGGACAGGAAGGCACGGTCGGGTCCGCGGCCGCCGCCTCTCTCGCCCTGGGACCGTACAAGGGCGGGGTAGAAGAGGGGATCCGCGGGGCGGTGGGGCTGGACCGTTTCGCGATCGAGCCCGGATTCTCCTCCACCACCAAGACCATCGAGCCGCGGTTCATCGTCGGGAAGTCGTTCGGCGAACGCGCCACGGTCGCGGTTTCCACGAGCGTCGGCACGACCGCCGAGAGCTCCGCCACCGCCGAGGTCAAGCTCCGCGAGAACGTCTACCTCCAGGGGGCGTGGGAGAGCGCGACCACCACGAAGGAAGGGGACCTGGGGGCGGACCTCAAGTTCCGGTACCGTTATCGCGACTGGAAGGATTTCCTGCGTGGAAAGGAGTAG
- a CDS encoding tetratricopeptide repeat protein, which yields MSFLDSFKKFFSSQEQDDRSSLSRKVQSAPNDPQARQKLGIFLMRVGEVVEGLDQLARSAVLYEKDGFASKAIAVLRQMLKHDPGSNDFQKWLIRLLAAEGLTADAQMELRKVAAEPGRFTSDEQKIDFFRQTAEFLPKNPLPRLYIADVYRGQRKLIESGNELQRAVKAAVSSGMIAEFSERVRALASLADKEPAVLEICGFLWLAVGAPEEGLPLLDHLIDFEEALGSPERAAQAREAVEAIRRGWDVAGSGTFSFSEVLQKMSAPEESPPPESAPPPPPPAPILSDPGSAPGIAEPSSPDEGEYEQEEDIVRSALGRLQAKVHEEIGDTDLDARYNLGIAYKEMGLLEEAVKEFRLAMRKPELAIGASSLLADTLSDQGDPDAAVAILDEVLASGSPTAEERRDLRYHKAVLLLRSGNEGSAREILLALFEEAPDYRDVRARTEGYRS from the coding sequence GTGAGCTTCCTCGATTCCTTCAAGAAGTTCTTTTCCTCCCAGGAACAGGATGACCGTAGTTCCCTTTCCCGAAAGGTCCAGTCCGCCCCCAACGACCCGCAGGCGCGCCAGAAGCTGGGGATCTTCCTCATGCGGGTCGGCGAGGTGGTCGAGGGGCTCGACCAGCTCGCACGCTCGGCCGTTCTCTACGAGAAGGACGGGTTCGCGAGCAAGGCGATCGCGGTCCTGCGGCAGATGCTCAAGCACGACCCCGGAAGCAACGACTTCCAGAAGTGGCTTATCCGCCTGCTGGCGGCGGAGGGCCTCACGGCGGACGCGCAGATGGAGCTGCGGAAGGTCGCCGCGGAGCCGGGCCGGTTCACCAGCGACGAACAGAAGATCGATTTCTTCCGGCAGACGGCGGAATTCCTTCCGAAGAACCCCCTTCCGCGCCTGTACATCGCGGACGTCTACCGGGGGCAGAGGAAACTCATCGAGTCCGGGAACGAGCTGCAGCGGGCGGTGAAGGCGGCGGTTTCGTCCGGGATGATCGCCGAGTTCTCGGAGCGGGTGAGAGCGCTCGCCTCCCTGGCCGACAAGGAACCGGCGGTCCTCGAAATCTGCGGGTTCCTCTGGCTCGCCGTCGGGGCGCCGGAGGAAGGGTTGCCGCTGCTGGACCATCTCATCGATTTCGAGGAGGCGCTGGGGAGCCCGGAACGCGCGGCGCAGGCGCGGGAAGCCGTCGAGGCGATTCGCCGCGGATGGGACGTCGCCGGATCCGGAACGTTCTCGTTTTCCGAGGTGCTGCAGAAGATGTCCGCGCCGGAGGAGTCCCCCCCGCCCGAGTCGGCCCCGCCCCCGCCGCCTCCCGCACCCATCCTCTCCGACCCGGGCTCCGCCCCGGGGATCGCGGAACCGTCGTCCCCGGACGAAGGCGAGTACGAGCAAGAGGAGGACATCGTCCGGAGCGCGCTGGGGCGCCTCCAGGCGAAGGTCCACGAGGAGATCGGCGACACGGACCTCGACGCCAGATACAATCTCGGCATCGCCTACAAGGAGATGGGGCTGCTCGAGGAGGCGGTGAAGGAATTCCGCCTCGCGATGCGGAAGCCGGAGCTGGCGATCGGGGCGTCGTCGCTCCTGGCGGACACCTTGTCCGACCAGGGGGACCCGGACGCGGCGGTCGCGATCCTCGACGAGGTGCTCGCGAGCGGTTCCCCTACCGCCGAGGAGCGGCGGGACCTCCGGTACCACAAGGCGGTTCTCCTGCTTCGCTCGGGGAACGAGGGGAGCGCGCGGGAGATCCTTCTCGCGCTGTTCGAGGAAGCGCCGGACTACCGGGACGTGCGGGCGCGGACGGAAGGCTACCGTTCCTGA
- the accC gene encoding acetyl-CoA carboxylase biotin carboxylase subunit — protein sequence MIHKVLIANRGEVAVRIIRTCREMGIGTVAVYSTMDKEALHVKMADQAVCIGPPPSAESYLNVPAILSAIEITDADSVHPGYGFLAENAAFAEICQNYGVKFIGPSAEAIRLMGDKIQARNAVRKAKVPVVPGSDGAITEEEEGLRVAKEIGFPVIVKAAAGGGGRGMKIVHSPASFINAFLTAQSEALSAFGVPDVYIEKYFDNARHVEVQVMGDRHGSVIHLGDRDCSIQRRHQKLIEESPAPALPARVRHRMWKAAVDAAAGVNYNNVGTVEFLYVPDGEFYFLEMNTRIQVEHPVTEMVTGIDIVREQIRIADGKKLRYEQKDVPQRGHAIEVRINAEDPETFLPFPGPIHSCIFPGGFGVRIDSAIYPGYVVPSTYDSLLGKLIVHGDDRAEAILRMRRALEEVRIEGVRTTVGFHKKIMVNSDFVEARLSTNFIEKLR from the coding sequence ATGATCCACAAGGTTCTCATCGCCAACCGGGGAGAGGTCGCGGTCCGCATCATCCGGACCTGCCGGGAGATGGGAATCGGGACGGTCGCGGTCTACTCCACGATGGACAAGGAAGCCCTCCACGTGAAGATGGCCGACCAGGCCGTCTGCATCGGCCCTCCTCCCAGCGCGGAGAGCTACCTGAACGTCCCGGCCATCCTCTCTGCGATCGAGATCACGGACGCCGACTCCGTGCACCCGGGGTACGGCTTCCTCGCGGAAAACGCCGCGTTCGCCGAGATCTGCCAGAATTACGGCGTGAAGTTCATCGGCCCCTCCGCGGAGGCCATCCGCCTGATGGGGGACAAGATCCAGGCCCGGAACGCCGTGCGGAAAGCCAAGGTGCCGGTGGTTCCCGGGAGCGACGGGGCGATCACCGAGGAGGAAGAGGGGCTTCGCGTCGCCAAGGAGATCGGCTTTCCGGTCATCGTGAAGGCGGCGGCGGGGGGCGGCGGCCGCGGCATGAAGATCGTCCACAGCCCCGCTTCCTTCATCAACGCCTTCCTGACCGCCCAGTCCGAGGCGCTGTCGGCCTTCGGCGTTCCCGACGTCTACATCGAGAAATATTTCGACAACGCGCGCCACGTCGAGGTCCAGGTGATGGGAGACCGCCACGGGAGCGTGATCCACTTGGGCGACCGGGACTGCTCCATCCAGCGGCGGCACCAGAAACTGATCGAGGAGTCCCCCGCCCCCGCCTTGCCCGCAAGGGTTCGGCACCGGATGTGGAAGGCGGCGGTCGACGCGGCGGCGGGCGTGAACTACAACAACGTGGGGACCGTCGAGTTCCTGTACGTCCCGGACGGGGAGTTCTATTTCCTCGAGATGAACACCCGCATCCAGGTGGAGCACCCGGTGACGGAGATGGTCACCGGGATCGACATCGTGCGGGAACAGATCCGGATCGCGGACGGGAAGAAGCTGCGGTACGAGCAGAAGGACGTGCCCCAGCGGGGGCACGCCATCGAGGTGCGGATCAACGCGGAGGACCCCGAGACGTTCCTGCCGTTCCCGGGCCCGATCCATTCGTGCATCTTCCCGGGAGGGTTCGGCGTCCGGATCGATTCGGCGATCTACCCGGGATACGTCGTGCCGTCGACGTACGACTCCCTGCTCGGCAAGCTGATCGTCCACGGGGACGACCGCGCCGAGGCGATTCTCCGGATGCGTCGCGCGCTCGAGGAAGTGCGGATCGAGGGGGTACGCACGACGGTCGGGTTCCACAAGAAGATCATGGTGAATTCGGACTTCGTCGAGGCGCGGCTTTCGACGAACTTCATCGAGAAACTGCGGTGA
- the accB gene encoding acetyl-CoA carboxylase biotin carboxyl carrier protein, whose amino-acid sequence MNLKEIREILELLKGSEISEFELGRGDTVLKIRRGAPPVVFSPQAQAPVPAPTASPGAAGPPPAEAKTAPKPAHKEIVSPIVGTFYRAPAPDAAPFVEVGARVVKGQVLCIVEAMKIMNQIESDTTGTIAAILVENAQPVAYGQPLFHVLPE is encoded by the coding sequence ATGAACCTGAAGGAGATCCGCGAGATCCTGGAGCTGTTGAAGGGATCCGAAATCAGCGAGTTCGAACTGGGTCGCGGCGACACGGTGCTGAAGATCCGCCGCGGCGCCCCGCCGGTCGTGTTCTCCCCCCAGGCGCAGGCGCCGGTCCCGGCGCCGACCGCTTCGCCCGGGGCGGCCGGGCCCCCTCCGGCCGAGGCGAAAACGGCTCCCAAGCCGGCCCACAAGGAGATCGTTTCCCCGATCGTCGGGACCTTCTACCGCGCGCCGGCGCCGGACGCCGCGCCGTTCGTCGAGGTGGGCGCCCGGGTCGTGAAGGGGCAGGTCCTCTGCATCGTCGAGGCGATGAAGATCATGAACCAGATCGAGTCGGACACCACCGGGACGATCGCGGCGATCCTGGTGGAGAACGCCCAGCCGGTGGCGTACGGCCAGCCGCTGTTCCACGTGCTTCCGGAGTAG